Within the Eucalyptus grandis isolate ANBG69807.140 chromosome 1, ASM1654582v1, whole genome shotgun sequence genome, the region TTTATCCGAAGGGAAGCCCAAGTTTGAGACACATGAGGTTGATCCTCCAAAGAAGGAGAAGTGGAAGAATAAGAAGAGGTTCAAGTtacagaagaagagagagaagcagaaaCGAAAGGCAGCCAACAAGAAGGATCCAAGGCATGTTgggaagaagaggaagcaaaaatttgcaaatgcagAGGAAAAGATCAAGTACAAGCTTGAGAAGGTGAGCTGTCACAGTAGCATCTACAAAGTTGGCTGATCCATACTGTTAGTCAATCAGTTAGAAGTACCTTGTCAATGGGACTGCTTATCTGGATTCAGACTTGTGATTAATCTACATTAACATGGTTTATGAGAATGAAAGCAACTCCTCTTATAATTTTGCTATAAATAATCCCCTCACTTCTTCAATCGTAGATGATAGAAGCAAAATCTATGTTCCACTTCGCATTTACATATAAGCCCCTTGTTTCTTCAATTGTGCTGCATAATTTTGTCACCAAACCTGTTAGGAACTTTTCTTCCATATATCTCTTTGTCATTGCCTTACTGCTTTGTTTGGGAGAGAAGGGAGGGGGAAGAAAATCAGATGTGGGTGtagaaaaattgacaaaatcgaATTTTTCTGGGAAGGgattgaaaggaaaatataagaTTTCTCCATCCACACTCATTGTCCTCCCCACTCTCTCTCCCAGACAAAGTGGAAATTCCACATAAGCTCTTGCATAGTGGGATTAACCTGACTGCTTTTCCCAGAATTTTCTTGGGGTACCATGGGCACATTTCACCTGCTTTTATTTGTCATTGTCCTATCTGAATGGATAGCACATCTCTCTTTCTGAGGATGCGTAAGAAAACGAAATCCAGTTATATTGTTCAGTATGATGGGTTTGCCAGGCACAAGTTCCCCACGATGATCTCTTCTGACCTACCTTGGTTTTTCCGTGAAAAGCAGTTTTTTAGTAAACCTTTTGGCTGCCTCATCAGGTCAATCTGTGTGTTTATCACTACCTCCAATACTTTGTTTAGCATGATGGGTTGGCATATGTTGTGCTTCAATTTGAGTCGCAGTGCACATGGTGTCTCCTCATTGATGTTTTGTGTTTGTCAACTCTTCTGAAGAGTgtagatcaaaaaaaaaaaaaaaaaaaaaaaaactcttctgAAGAGTGATTCGTCATGGCAGCAGAAATGTTTCAGGCATGAATCCAGCCCAACTCTGGAAGTTGTTAGGATTCCACATAGTTGCAATTATATTTAATCCTTGTTTTGAGCTAATCTGGATTCCATAATCTTATAAGATGatagtttttctctctttgaatTGCAGGCTAGAATTAAGGAAACTTTGCTGATCGAGAAGCTCAAGAAATATGAAGTTCCTAAAGTGCAGGGTCCTGTGGTCAAACCGGATAATCTAACTGGCGAGGAACggttttttctcaaaaagatgGGCCAAAAAAAGTCTAATTACGCACCTGTTGGTAGAAGAGGAGTATTTGGAGGTGTCATCCTTAACATGCACATGCACTGGAAGAAACATGAAACTGTTAAGGTCATTTGCAAGCCCTGCAAGCCAGGCCAAGTTCATGATTATGCCCAGGAAATTGCCAGATTGAGTGGTGGGATTCCAATTCAGATCATCGGAGATGACACCATTATATTTTACAGGGGAAGAAACTACGTGCAGCCAGAAATCATGTCACCTATAGATACATTATCCAAGAAACGGGTATGTCACCTGACTTTGATATTTCTCTTCGTTTAATATGTAAAGTTTCCACGGTATTAAGCATTGTCAACCCAACCATTAAGATGCTCTTGATGTGATTTAGATTATGAAATTGTACTGCCTGTATATCTTACATTTCCTTTTGACTTATACAGGCAATTGATGTAGATATGCTAAACTCGTATATTGTCCCTTGTCTTTTTAACTATTGTGGTCCTCTTAATGCTGTTGTTTCCATCTTCATCACTATTTGCTCATTTGGCAGTTTTAGGTATTCCTTCATTTTCACAAACGTTATTTAGGATTTATTTTGAAGTCGATATGAGAACTACTGATTCTTTCTAATCATCGTCCTACATCaatttggaggaaaatattcTAAAAGGCTCAACGCCAACTCTTGCTTAATTGTTTATTCCTATGAGCTGGAAAGCTCCCCTGCAGTTTGGTGTTGTTACGACATTGAAAATGATCAAACATATTATCGTCCATAATGTAATCCTTCTGCTGCAAGAAAAAGCAGGTGGTCTGCGGGCAGAGAGCAGCAGTTGTAATATTAATTGTTGATACAAAGTAAGAGGGAGTCACATGATTGAGAGAAACTAAAACATGATGGACATTTGAGATTTTAAACAATGTGAGAGGTCACAAGATTGATCACGCTACAGTTAAAAGTGAAGTTTCCGGTATATACCAGGGAAGTAGCCGATGGAATGATATGAGTTTCGGAATGATTTTTAGTGATTTggcactttttattttttttgctacATACTAATCAAGGATTTCAAAAAGTAGTGTGGCTCTAGCGGCTAACCATACCGAAAACCCCATTCAAAGCTCATTATGTGAAATAAAGGGTTTTACTGGGAACTTCTTGAATAGAGTTTTCTGAACTTGATTTAGATGTTTGTTTGTCATACTTTGCACAATACTTGGAAGCCTTATCATTTGCCATTCATACCAGTTAAATAACAAGCAAGTGTACTTGCAAGCATTCTTGCTTCTATAAAAGTCAGGATGCTTGTTTGGTCTAGGGGAGTACCGAGAAGTTGCGTTTTGTATGTCTACTTATTTGTGGAATATCAGTAGTTGTCCCATCTGGTTTTCACTCCATTAAGAAAAAGCAGACGAGTCATTGCAGCATAGTATACGTTCTTATCTTATAAATCTATATCGAAGTACATGATTTTGGAGCCTATCCTAAGGGGGTGCTAACTTCATCTTACATTTAAGCAATTGTTGCCTGGTAATATTGATTCTTTACTTTGGTGGTAACCAACTCCATGTCCTCTTGCAGGCTCTTGAAAAATCTAAGTATGAGCAGTCACTTGAGTCTGTGAGGCGCTTCATTGCCATTGCAGAGAAGGAACTCGAGCTTTACTACAGGCACACAGCACTCTATGGAGACCCAAATAGCAGGAATCCCATAGCAATCTTGGAAGGTCCGGTACAAGGTACAATGGGATCCAAGGAAGTTGAAAGCTTGGAGAAAGAAAGACAATGCGCGACAGACGACAGCCTTTCAAGAGATTACTCACCACTGGAAAGTGATTTTTCAGATCTATCTGAAACAGAATCAGAGGATGGTTCCGAAGATGACATGTCCATTGGTGAGTCTGATGCTGAATATGGCCACACTCATGATATCAGCAATGAAAGAGTAGGAAATTTTTCAGGCGTAGGAGGTCACCCTTCCCATGACTTGGTGCGGTCTTCGTCTGCAGATAGTTCGAAGTTTGGCAATCATGACAAGCTGATAGGAAAAACAGAGTGCATGAAATCATGATACTTGTGGATGTCTGATGCAGAAATCAAAAATATCGTTGCTATCTGGTTTGGTTGAGAGTTTTAAGCCTAGTGGGAGGTATCAGTAGAAACATAACCTCCTGCGTAGCCGAAGGGACGGACCATTTGCCAGATCCACCTATCATCGCAAGCATAACCACAAAAAAAGATTGTTAAAAAAGCATGAGccatcattaaaatattataaagttGATGTTTCCTCCCAAGAATTTGATTATTGGGTCGTGCATTTTAGtgcattttcccctttttttttggtagttcACGGGATGGTCGCTCCtccaacaagaaaaggaaaagaaaatggagagatttGATAGTATTGCAACTTGCAAATGCACTCTTTGGCTGAATGAATTACGGAAACCACTGTCTACAGGAAAAATGCACATTTACTTTTCTGTCATCGAGATGCATATCACGTGAGGCACTCGAGAAAATTATAACTGGTATGTTTGAGGACACTAGAgattttctgttcatttttcgTCTAAAATAGTCCACTGATAGGCACTGGGAGTCAAAATGTCTATCGCGGGTGTTGTAGTGAGAGAAGCTAAATTAATCTTTGAAtgtcataaaagaaaagagtcAATACGTGAGAGGTGATTGAATCTAGCCACATAACAGTACAAAGCTTAGGAAAAATATCCCGACAGTTCTCATTCCACCACGCAGAAAACATTGCAATGATCTTGcttctaatttctatttcaacTTTGCAACGGAGGCCGAATGTTTGACctggaaagagaaaataagtgAACACAAAAGACGAATTGCTCTGCCAGTGCCAGCCAAATATTGGACGTCCTTGTTCTAGGACACGTTGGAATTCTGCCAATCTCTCGACATTATTTGGCTTCTCTATGTGCTAATACAGGCTAGAAGTCAAGGGATCCGCCTTTAGAAGAAACAGAACAGCTCCCAGAAGTAGCATAGGACGTGCCACTTGAACCATCAACAGGAGCTTGATTCAAACATTCAAGCACCAGAAACTTGCGCTTTTGCAACTTTATGGAGAACGTTGCTGCCTCAAGAATGATAGGAACCTGAATGATGATTATGCATGTTACACGcttataaaaagagaaggaaggaaaTCAATGTGGCAACATGAACTAATTAAGTAGGTTTAGAGAATATATCCTTCTGAGTGTACACattataatttaacaaaaatttcatCAAGCGACAATCTACATGCCAGGAGTTGTTTGATACCTGTGTATTAATACGTGCTACTTTGTGTACACTAAGAAGTCCAATCATGTCTTGGTAGCCCGTGAGGAGTTTGGCCAAGTCTTTGTCCTCATCTGGAAAAGCATTTGTCAAAATAAGCATTCATTGACGAACATTGTTTCTTACACTCGCTTATAAGTTTGGTTTTAATTCCTCAttctatcaacaaaatcaattttactctTAAGTACTACAGTAAATTAAATCAGAATCGCTATACTGACAGAGGTCTTAtataaagaaaactaaaaacaTGGAGTGGTTGTCTGCAATCTGACGAATTTAGTTTGAGGCAAAGTTAATTGGATCGACAGTATAAAACTGAAATCCAAAATTTCGAAAGAAGTCAGGGAGTACAAGCGCCTTTTCTAATCTCCATCTTTGATTAAACTAAAACTAGCAGGAGAGGAGAGGCAAGAACATATGATAAACCTGGAATTGCTCTGACTGAGAGCAATGTGTCTGCCATATGCTGCAATCTTttagagaaagaaggagaaagtaGTGATGGTGGGAAGG harbors:
- the LOC104434190 gene encoding uncharacterized CRM domain-containing protein At3g25440, chloroplastic, which translates into the protein MASTWLRNLLRASSLLRPSSASASSFRPILLSGRPSLSSSKHLLLGNPANTSWSFRNLSFGSVNFVLSEGKPKFETHEVDPPKKEKWKNKKRFKLQKKREKQKRKAANKKDPRHVGKKRKQKFANAEEKIKYKLEKARIKETLLIEKLKKYEVPKVQGPVVKPDNLTGEERFFLKKMGQKKSNYAPVGRRGVFGGVILNMHMHWKKHETVKVICKPCKPGQVHDYAQEIARLSGGIPIQIIGDDTIIFYRGRNYVQPEIMSPIDTLSKKRALEKSKYEQSLESVRRFIAIAEKELELYYRHTALYGDPNSRNPIAILEGPVQGTMGSKEVESLEKERQCATDDSLSRDYSPLESDFSDLSETESEDGSEDDMSIGESDAEYGHTHDISNERVGNFSGVGGHPSHDLVRSSSADSSKFGNHDKLIGKTECMKS